In one Brassica oleracea var. oleracea cultivar TO1000 chromosome C9, BOL, whole genome shotgun sequence genomic region, the following are encoded:
- the LOC106318511 gene encoding UPF0051 protein ABCI8, chloroplastic translates to MASLLANGISSFSPQPTPDSSKSPKSFHPKPDSFKFPSSSKTLIPTTRLLKVRADVGTIESNPAGNSSSTEKLQQYFQNLDYDKKYGFVEDIDSFTIPKGLSEETIGSISTLKDEPAWMLDFRFKAYAKFLTLKEPQWSDNRYPPIDFNNMCYYSAPKKKPTLNSLDEADPQLLDYFDKLGVPLTEQKRLANVAVDAVLDSVSIATTHRKTLEKSGVIFCSISEAIREYPDLIKKYLGRVVPSDDNYYAALNSAVFSDGSFCYIPKNTRCPMPISTYFRINAMETGQFERTLIVAEEGSFVEYLEGCTAPSYDTNQLHAAVVELYCGAGAEIKYSTVQNWYAGDEEGKGGIYNFVTKRGLCAGDRSKISWTQVETGSAITWKYPSVVLEGDDSVGEFYSVALTNNYQQADTGTKMIHKGKNTKSRIISKGISAGNSRNCYRGLVQVQSKAENAKNTSVCDSMLIGDKAAANTYPYIQVKNPSAKVEHEASTSKIGEDQLFYFQQRGIDHERALAAMISGFCRDVFNKLPDEFGAEVNQLMSIKLEGSVG, encoded by the exons ATGGCGTCTCTCCTCGCGAACGGTATCTCCAGCTTCTCACCACAACCGACCCCCGATTCCTCCAAATCCCCGAAATCCTTCCACCCAAAACCCGACTCCTTCAAATTCCCCTCCTCCTCGAAAACCCTAATTCCAACTACGCGCCTCCTGAAAGTGAGAGCCGACGTCGGCACAATCGAATCCAATCCAGCAGGTAACTCCTCATCAACCGAGAAACTCCAGCAATACTTCCAAAACCTAGACTACGACAAAAAATACGGATTCGTGGAAGACATCGACTCCTTCACAATCCCCAAAGGCTTATCCGAGGAAACGATCGGCTCAATCTCAACCCTCAAGGACGAGCCGGCTTGGATGCTCGACTTCAGGTTCAAAGCCTACGCCAAGTTCCTCACCCTCAAAGAGCCTCAATGGTCTGACAATCGCTACCCTCCCATCGACTTCAACAACATGTGCTACTACTCCGCCCCCAAAAAGAAACCCACTCTTAACTCCTTAGACGAAGCCGACCCTCAGCTCCTTGACTACTTCGACAAGCTCGGCGTCCCCTTAACGGAGCAGAAACGGTTAGCTAACGTCGCCGTCGACGCCGTTCTCGACAGCGTCTCCATCGCCACCACTCATAGGAAGACGCTCGAGAAGTCCGGCGTCATCTTCTGCTCCATCTCCGAGGCGATCAGAGAGTATCCTGATCTGATCAAGAAGTATCTAGGGAGAGTCGTGCCTAGCGACGATAACTACTACGCTGCTCTGAACTCCGCCGTGTTCAGCGACGGCTCCTTCTGTTATATCCCCAAGAACACGAGGTGTCCTATGCCGATTTCTACTTACTTCCGGATCAACGCTATGGAGACTGGCCAGTTCGAGAGGACGCTGATCGTAGCGGAGGAAGGGAGCTTTGTGGAGTATCTAGAAGGGTGTACTGCTCCTTCTTACGATACCAATCAGCTTCACGCGGCTGTTGTCGAGCTTTACTGTGGTGCAGGAGCTGAGATTAAGTACTCCACCGTGCAGAACTGGTACGCGGGCGATGAAGAAGGGAAGGGAGGGATCTACAATTTCGTCACGAAGCGTGGTCTTTGCGCTGGGGACAGGTCCAAGATCTCGTGGACTCAGGTCGAGACGGGGTCTGCCATCACTTGGAAGTACCCGAGCGTGGTTCTGGAAGGTGATGATTCCGTTGGGGAGTTTTACTCTGTGGCGTTGACTAATAACTACCAGCAGGCGGATACGGGGACGAAGATGATTCACAAAGGGAAGAACACCAAGAGTCGGATCATTTCCAAGGGTATCTCGGCTGGCAACTCGAGGAACTGTTACCGTGGTCTTGTTCAGGTTCAGTCCAAAGCTGAGAATGCGAAAAACACTTCGGTTTGCGACTCCATGCTTATTGGTGACAAAGCAGCTGCTAATACCTATCCTTACATCCAG GTTAAGAACCCATCAGCCAAAGTAGAGCATGAAGCGAGTACTTCAAAGATTGGAGAAGATCAGCTTTTCTATTTCCAGCAGAGAGGAATTGATCATGAGAGAGCGTTAGCTGCAATGATCTCTGGGTTCTGCAGAGATGTCTTCAACAAGTTGCCTGATGAATTTGGAGCTGAAGTTAACCAGCTTATGAGTATTAAGCTTGAAGGATCAGTGGGTTAG